The Mycobacterium riyadhense sequence GACCCGCCATAGCTGGGCAGCGCGACTGCGCGCAGTACCGATGCCGCGGGGTAGTTGGCGGCAAACGTGACGTCGGCGTGCCAGCGGTTCGCCTTGGCGTGTTCGGAATTGATCGGCGTAATGATCGGCGTGTCCGGCACGGCCGCGATCGCGGCGGGGTGGCCGATCGGGGTACCCAGCAACCCGGCGAACGCAAGCTGTTTGTCGTTGTCGAGGTGGTGTTGGCGGCGGAAGAAGATCACCTTGTGCGCCAGTAATGCCGCACGGATCTCGTCGACCGCGGCTGGGGCAAGATCCCCCCCGAGGCGCACCCCCTTGATTTCGGCCCCGATACGGCTACCCAGCTTCTTGACTGCTATCAAATGCGGCATTGCTGTCGTCCTTTTGGAGAAAGTGATGTAGTCAATTGACTACATCGCCTAATGTAGTCATGTGACTACACACACGTCAACGGCGCACCGGGGGATGCCCACCGGCCGCGAAGAGGTGGCGGCGGCGGTATTGGAGGCCGCTGCCGACATGTTCGCCGAACGCGGTCCGGCGGCGACGTCGATCCGCGACATCGGCGCGCGATCGAAGGTCAACCACGGACTGGTGTTTCGCCACTTCGGCACCAAAGACCAGCTCGTTGGCGCCGTACTCGACTACCTGGGCGAGAAGTTGGCCGATCTGCTGCACTCAGAGGCGTCCGCTGAAGTCATCGAACGATCCCTGGACCGGCACATGCGGGTTATGGCCCGGTCACTGCTCGACGGCTATCCGGCGGGTCGGCTGCAAACGCGCTTTCCCAATGTTGCGGAGATGCTCGACGAGGTGCGCCCACGCCACGACAGTGACTCCAGCGCTCGGCTTGCGGTCGCCAATGCCCTTGCGCTGCAATTCGGTTGGCGGTTGTTTGCGCCTATCCTGCGCTCGGCGACCGGTCTTGACGAGGTGGCGGACGACGAACTGCGAGCGGCCGTGGCGGCGGAGCTGGCCCGAATCGTCGAACCGCATTGATGTTAGGGGACGTGACATAAAAATCCTGATCCTGACCGACAACGTCCACGCCCATGCCCTCGCGGTCGAACTGCAAGCCAGGTATGGCGATATCGACATCTATCAGTCCCCCATTGGCGGCCTGCCGAACGTCCCGCGAGTTGATGTCAGCGACCGCGTCGCGGAAATCGTAGAGCGATATGACCTCGTCTTTTCCCTGCACTGCAAGCAAAAGTTCCCGGCCGCTTTAATCGATGGGGTCCGATGTGTGAATGTCCATCCGGGTTTCAATCCGTACAACCGCGGCTGGTTTCCACAGGTCTTCTCGATCATCGACGGGCAAAAAGTCGGGGTGACGATCCATGAGATCGACGACCAATTGGACCACGGCCCGATCATCGCTCAGCGGGAATGTGCGATCGAGTCCTGGGATTCCTCGGGAAGTGTGTATGCCAAGTTGATGGATGTCGAGCGAGAGTTGGTGCTCGAACATTTCGACGCCATCCGGGACGGCAGCTACATGGCTATACCGCCGGCAATCGAGGGCAACCTCAACCTGAAAAGGGATTTCGAACGACTCCGCCAGCTGGACCTCAACGAGCGCGGAACGTTTGGGCAGTTCTTGAATCGCCTACGCGCGTTGACGCACGATGATTTCCGCAATGCCTGGTTCGTCGATGCGTCAGGCCGCAAGGTGTTTGTCCGCGTCGTGCTCGAACCGGAACTCCGCCCCGACCGCTAGGTTATGTTAGCCTTCGCTAATTTGTGCGTCTGCGGAAAGGTGAGTGCATGCTGCCCGGCGTTGCTGTACCCGCCTTCGACATCGTCTTCATCGGCAGCGGGGTCGCGTGCTCCATGACCCTGCTGGAAATGGCCGATGCTTTGCTGAGCAGCCCAACGGCGCCGCCCAAGCTGCGCATCGCGGTTGTGGAGCGGGACGAGCAGTTCTGGTGCGGAATCGCCTATGGCCGACGCTCCAGCATCGGTTCGCTTGCCATTCAGAAGCTCGACGATTTCGCCGACGAGCCCGAAAAGTCCGCCTACAGCGCCTGGCTGGAGCGCAACAAGCAGCGCTGGCTGGGTTTCTTCCAGCAGGCCGGGGGCGAAGCCGCGGCGCGCTGGATCTGCGACAATCGCGAAGCGCTGGACGGCAACCGGTGGGGCGAGCTCTATCTGCCGCGCTTTGCGTTCGGTGCTTTTATCTCCGAGCAGGTGAATGCCGCCATCGTCACGCTCGGCGTGCGCGATCTGGCCGAAATCGTGACCATCCGCGCCGATGCCATGACCGCCGATTGCGCAGCCGGCCGCTACGTGATCGGACTGAACCCGTCGGGAGACGGTCCGACGGCAATTGCCGCAGACAAGGTGGTCGTTTCCATCGGCAGCCCGCCGACTAAAGCGATCTTTGCGGGCGAGTCTGAGCCCGCGTTCACCTATATCAACGATTTCTACTCCCCCGGCGGGGAGAGCAACCTGGAGCGGCTACGCCAGTCGCTCGACCGGGTCGAGCCGCTCGAGAAGCGCAACGTGCTGGTCGTGGGCTCCAACGCCACCTCGCTCGAAGCGCTCTACCTGATGCGTCACGACCCGCGCATCCGCGAACGAGTCCATTCCATCACCGTCATCTCACGCTCCGGCGCGCTGCCCTACCAGATCTGCGACGAGCCAACGGAATTCGAATTCCCGCGGCTTAGCACGTTGCTCTCCGCGGAAGCGGTAGCTGCGGCGGATCTCATGTCTGCGATCCGCGAGGATCTCGGCACGGCCGCAGAACGCTCGTTGAACATCGCCGATTTGTACGACTCCGTTGGCGCCCTGCTGCGGCAGGCATTGCACAAGATGGATCTCGCGCAGCAGGAAGAGTTCTTCTGTACGCACGGCATGAACTTCACCAAGTTGGTGCGGCGCGCGGGACGCGATTGCCGCCAGGCATCGGAGGAGTTGGCCGCCGACGGCACGCTGAGCCTGCTCGCCGGCGAAGTGGTGCGCGTGGATGCATGCGCTTCCGGCCAGCCGTTCGCCACCATGACCTACCGAGCCGCGGGAGCCGAGCACAGCCACCCCGTCCCCTTCGCGGCGGTGGTGAATTGTGGCGGTTTCGAAGAGCTGGATGGGTGTTCCTCGCCGTTCCTTGTCGGCGCGATGCGGAACGGGCTTTGCCGACCCAACCGCACCAACCGTGGCCTCCTGGTGAACGACGACTTCGAAGCCAGCCCGGACTTTTGCGTCATCGGGCCCCTCGTCGGCGGGAATTTCAATCCCAAGATCCGCTTTTGGCACGTGGAGAGCGCGCCCCGGATCCGCTCGCTGGCGAAATCGCTGGCGGCCAGCCTGCTCGCATCGCTGAAGCCCGCTACCGCGGTCTGTTGCTGAGCCGGATGCAGCTCGTGGACGCTGGTCGCTTCATCCGACGCCTGGGCCACCTGGGACCAGGTCAATGCAACCTATGCGGGAGTCGGGTCCGCTTCAGAAGCGTCAGTCGCATGCTGGGCCGCACCCTGGCCAAGCACAACTTTCCATACTCCCTCGACGACTTCGAGACCTTGAACCATCGCCGGTACCTGTGCCCGGTGTGCGGTTCCACCGACCGGGACCGGCTCTACAAGCTCTATATAGACCGCTTCCTGGAGCCCGATGGGCTGCGACGGGTTGTCGAATTTGCCCCCGCGGCACCCCTTTCGGCGTTTTTGCGCAGCCGCGGCGACCTCCAATACCGATCCGCCGACCTGATGATGCCCGGCGTGGATGACGTCGTTGACATCACGGACATGCCGAACTATGCCGACGATTCGTTCGACTTCTTCATCTGCTCCCACGTTCTCGAGCACGTCTGCGATGACGGCCGCGCGCTGAGCGAGCTCTACCGGATACTGGCGCCTGGCGGGCGCGGCATCATCATGACCCCGGTGACGCCGAACGGTAGCTTCGACGAGGATCCCTCAGTGACCGATGAGGGGGAGCGGTGGCGCCGTTTTGCCCAGGGCGACCATCTGCGACTCTACGATCGCTCCACTCTGTGCTCGCGAATCCGCCGGCACGGGTTTGAGCTTTTCGCGGTTGACCAGCTCACCTTCAGCCAAGAGGCGTTTTCTCGGCACGCTATTGCACCCGGTTCGGTTCTTTACGTCGTGCACAAGCGGCGCTTGACGCGGGCGGAGTAAGTACGCGCGTTGTTGCGCCAAGTCTTTAGTTTGGTAGCGACTCGGTGTTCCAGCCGGCGCCACCGCGTTTGCGTCCACCGGTGCTGCAGGGACAGCATTGCCATCCGCGGATGGTCCGCGATGGACTCCTGCAGAGCGGCGCGACCTCTGGGGCCCGGCACCTTAGCCATCTCGCCGAGGAACATGTCGGACACCCGACCGATGATCTTCTCGCGCGCATGGTCGCCGGGGAACAGGTCCAGCATCGCCTCGAGCATCGCCGTCATCCCATGGCCGTGCACCTCCCAGAACTTCTGGTGGTCGCGATCGCAGTCATACCAAATGCCCTGCGGGTGGCGGCGGTAGACCGCCATCGTCTCGGGCAGCATGGCGATTCCGCCGTTTACCGCATGCCGAACATGCAGGTACCAATCGATCGGCATGATGTCGGGCGGGATGTCGTCGTAGCTTTGTTGGCGGCGGTAAACGACCGAGTTGGTCTGGATGAAGTTCCGTGCAATGAGGGCATCCAAGCTCAGGTCGCGGCGCCACTTGGTCGGCGGGAACTCTGCGGGAGGCGTCCCGTCGTCGTGAATCACTCGTACGGGATGGAAGCACACGGCGATCTCGGGGTGCTCGTCCAAGAGTTCCACCTGCTTGGCCAGCTTGCGCGGATCGGTCCAGTAGTCGTCTCCCTCGCATAGCGCTACGTACTCACCTCGAGCCGCCGACAGGGTATTCACGAAATTCGCGTGAACGCCAATGTTCTTGGGCCGCAGGATCGGCCGAAACAGGTGGGGATGGCGATCGGCGTACTCCTGGATGATCGCCGGCGTACGGTCCGTGGAGGCATCGTCGGCGACGATCATCTCCACCGGGAAATCGGTATTTTGGGCGACGAAGCCGTCCAGCGCCTCGCGGATGAAGGCCTCGTGGTTGTAGGTGATCGACACCACGCTCACCTTGGGTGCGGGGCCGGTAAGCGTCTCAGCCAACGCGAACCTGCCCTTCCCGCACCGCGGCAACGACCCGGGCCACGTCATCGGAGGCCATGTGGTCATGGACGGGCAGCGACACGATGCGCGAGCAAATGCTAGTTGTGACGGCCAGGTCGGTCGACGCTACTAACTCGGGGTTGGTCACGAAATACCGATGCAGGTGTTGTGGTGGGTTGTAGTAGTCGCGCGCTTCGATCGCGTGTCGGTGCAGGTTAGCCATGACCGCGGTCTTGTGCTGAACTGACGTGCAGCAAGCGCTCGCGAAGCAGAGCGACGAAGCCTCGGCATTGTTCTGGAAGCGCACACCCACGTCGGCCAGACCGGCGCGATAGGACTCGAAGACCTGGCGGCGACTCGCGAGCCGGTCATCAAGCCCGACTAGCTGGCGCAGGCCAATGGCGGCGCTGATTTCCGGCAGCTTCCCGTTCATCCCAATCTGGATCGACTCGCGCGTTTTCACGAAGCCGAAGTTCTGGAACTTGTATGCCTGGTCGACGAGCCGTGGATCGCGAGAAGCCAGTGCGCCGCCCTCGCCGACCGCGAATGGCTTCGTCGCATGGAGCGAAAAGATCTCGCACGCACCACGTGCACCGACGCGCGCGCCGTCGGCGTACGCCGAGCCGAAGCCGGCCGCGGAGTCGACGACCATCGGGAGCTCCCATTCGGCGGCGAGGGCCTCCCAGGAATCGACCTGGGGGTTGCCGACCCCGAACACGTTGACGAGCACGATCCCCGCGATTCGGTCTCGGTGGCGTTCGAGGACGGCACGCGCCGAGTGGACGCATGGCTGCCAGG is a genomic window containing:
- a CDS encoding TetR/AcrR family transcriptional regulator; this encodes MPTGREEVAAAVLEAAADMFAERGPAATSIRDIGARSKVNHGLVFRHFGTKDQLVGAVLDYLGEKLADLLHSEASAEVIERSLDRHMRVMARSLLDGYPAGRLQTRFPNVAEMLDEVRPRHDSDSSARLAVANALALQFGWRLFAPILRSATGLDEVADDELRAAVAAELARIVEPH
- a CDS encoding dTDP-4-amino-4,6-dideoxyglucose formyltransferase; this translates as MKILILTDNVHAHALAVELQARYGDIDIYQSPIGGLPNVPRVDVSDRVAEIVERYDLVFSLHCKQKFPAALIDGVRCVNVHPGFNPYNRGWFPQVFSIIDGQKVGVTIHEIDDQLDHGPIIAQRECAIESWDSSGSVYAKLMDVERELVLEHFDAIRDGSYMAIPPAIEGNLNLKRDFERLRQLDLNERGTFGQFLNRLRALTHDDFRNAWFVDASGRKVFVRVVLEPELRPDR
- a CDS encoding FAD/NAD(P)-binding protein; its protein translation is MLPGVAVPAFDIVFIGSGVACSMTLLEMADALLSSPTAPPKLRIAVVERDEQFWCGIAYGRRSSIGSLAIQKLDDFADEPEKSAYSAWLERNKQRWLGFFQQAGGEAAARWICDNREALDGNRWGELYLPRFAFGAFISEQVNAAIVTLGVRDLAEIVTIRADAMTADCAAGRYVIGLNPSGDGPTAIAADKVVVSIGSPPTKAIFAGESEPAFTYINDFYSPGGESNLERLRQSLDRVEPLEKRNVLVVGSNATSLEALYLMRHDPRIRERVHSITVISRSGALPYQICDEPTEFEFPRLSTLLSAEAVAAADLMSAIREDLGTAAERSLNIADLYDSVGALLRQALHKMDLAQQEEFFCTHGMNFTKLVRRAGRDCRQASEELAADGTLSLLAGEVVRVDACASGQPFATMTYRAAGAEHSHPVPFAAVVNCGGFEELDGCSSPFLVGAMRNGLCRPNRTNRGLLVNDDFEASPDFCVIGPLVGGNFNPKIRFWHVESAPRIRSLAKSLAASLLASLKPATAVCC
- a CDS encoding class I SAM-dependent methyltransferase is translated as MLGRTLAKHNFPYSLDDFETLNHRRYLCPVCGSTDRDRLYKLYIDRFLEPDGLRRVVEFAPAAPLSAFLRSRGDLQYRSADLMMPGVDDVVDITDMPNYADDSFDFFICSHVLEHVCDDGRALSELYRILAPGGRGIIMTPVTPNGSFDEDPSVTDEGERWRRFAQGDHLRLYDRSTLCSRIRRHGFELFAVDQLTFSQEAFSRHAIAPGSVLYVVHKRRLTRAE
- a CDS encoding glycosyltransferase — encoded protein: MSVVSITYNHEAFIREALDGFVAQNTDFPVEMIVADDASTDRTPAIIQEYADRHPHLFRPILRPKNIGVHANFVNTLSAARGEYVALCEGDDYWTDPRKLAKQVELLDEHPEIAVCFHPVRVIHDDGTPPAEFPPTKWRRDLSLDALIARNFIQTNSVVYRRQQSYDDIPPDIMPIDWYLHVRHAVNGGIAMLPETMAVYRRHPQGIWYDCDRDHQKFWEVHGHGMTAMLEAMLDLFPGDHAREKIIGRVSDMFLGEMAKVPGPRGRAALQESIADHPRMAMLSLQHRWTQTRWRRLEHRVATKLKTWRNNARTYSARVKRRLCTT
- a CDS encoding DegT/DnrJ/EryC1/StrS family aminotransferase; this encodes MDIRTFDSPVLAPLSVSRAAPADFGSMSETAGATISKIPFIRPTFPGADQLAEDFAHIADTNWYTNFGPKERQFARALGDYLGPDLHVATLANGTIALIAALHVTFGAGTRDRYVLMPSFTFVGVAQAALWTGYRPWFIDIDADTWQPCVHSARAVLERHRDRIAGIVLVNVFGVGNPQVDSWEALAAEWELPMVVDSAAGFGSAYADGARVGARGACEIFSLHATKPFAVGEGGALASRDPRLVDQAYKFQNFGFVKTRESIQIGMNGKLPEISAAIGLRQLVGLDDRLASRRQVFESYRAGLADVGVRFQNNAEASSLCFASACCTSVQHKTAVMANLHRHAIEARDYYNPPQHLHRYFVTNPELVASTDLAVTTSICSRIVSLPVHDHMASDDVARVVAAVREGQVRVG